A genomic region of Papaver somniferum cultivar HN1 chromosome 7, ASM357369v1, whole genome shotgun sequence contains the following coding sequences:
- the LOC113293390 gene encoding uncharacterized protein LOC113293390 yields the protein MEEDREFDSVSKQIDFLFNQLQSLKQKAPSFEAKLEEKITKLQHISKDPTVDALNIQEPVDRCIERYQNQLVKIRRVGQLVETKDETDSGERITSFVNIQKLEELERIKSLEDKLKKEEEKVSDLATNLGNCQSTLLELSAKFDQFGEFRFS from the exons ATGGAAGAAGATAGAGAATTTGATAGCGTAAGCAAGCAAATCGATTTCTTATTTAACCAATTACAATCCCTCAAACAGAAAGCTCCATCATTTGAGGCTAagttggaagaaaaaattacCAAACTTCAGCATATTTCAAAAGATCCCACAGTTGATGCATTGAATATACAAGAACCTGTGGATAGGTGTATTGAGAGATATCAAAATCAACTTGTCAAGATCAGAAGAGTTGGACAGTTGGTTGAAACAAAGGATGAAACTGATTCAGGGGAAAGAATCACTTCTTTTGTCAAT ATTCAGAAACTCGAAGAGCTGGAGAGGATTAAAAGTCTTGAAGAtaagttgaagaaggaagaagaaaaagtgtCTGATTTGGCGACCAATTTGGGGAATTGTCAATCTACCTTGCTAGAACTGTCGGCCAAATTCGACCAATTTGGGGAATTCAGGTTTTCATGA